The following proteins come from a genomic window of Corynebacterium crudilactis:
- a CDS encoding SixA phosphatase family protein, whose amino-acid sequence MSAPHRLIILRHSKSSWSTGLPDHKRPLNKRGLRDGVVAGQWLAANIGEVDHVLCSDATRTQLTWEQVQLGGATTKGASFHNDIYENEVSEFEHLITALPEAVGTALLIGHWPGVEELAHHFGIRDTHPGWENMEEKFPTSAIAVLEFTTPWSALAENSATLKDFIIPRG is encoded by the coding sequence ATGTCAGCTCCGCATCGCCTCATCATTTTGAGACACTCCAAATCTTCCTGGTCCACTGGATTGCCTGATCACAAGCGCCCACTGAATAAACGTGGACTCCGCGATGGTGTGGTAGCCGGCCAATGGTTGGCTGCCAATATTGGAGAAGTCGACCATGTGCTGTGTTCAGATGCCACCCGCACCCAACTGACATGGGAACAAGTTCAATTAGGTGGAGCCACCACTAAGGGTGCAAGTTTTCACAACGATATCTATGAAAATGAAGTTTCTGAATTTGAGCACCTCATCACCGCTCTTCCCGAAGCGGTGGGCACAGCCTTATTAATAGGACACTGGCCAGGTGTGGAGGAACTAGCTCATCATTTTGGTATTCGCGATACTCACCCAGGCTGGGAAAACATGGAAGAAAAGTTTCCCACCAGCGCCATTGCAGTATTGGAATTTACTACGCCATGGTCCGCGCTGGCAGAAAACTCCGCCACCCTGAAAGATTTTATTATTCCTCGGGGTTAA
- a CDS encoding mannitol dehydrogenase family protein: MNAPLQLNTANLRNIASASEVKIPRYSRADVTPGIVHFGVGGFHRAHQAMYLDALMNEGKALDWGIIGMGVMPSDVRMRDALASQDHLYTLSTKAPDGTLDQKIIGSIIDYVFAPDDPTHAVDILAQDAIKIVSLTVTEGGYNIDPATEDFDHANPRIEADRTALQSGNISSLQTFFGLIAAALMARKAADAAPFTIMSCDNIQGNGDLAKRFFLAFAHSVSAELGNWVENNVAFPNSMVDRITPETTDADRNDIKEIGYVDAWPVVSEDFTQWVLEDSFTQGRPAFEEVGVQVVSDVEPYELMKLRLLNASHQGLCYFGHLAGHHMVHDVMADSRFQDFLLAYMEREATPTLKPLPGVDVDAYRHQLIARFGNAAVKDTVPRLCAESSDRIPKWLLPVVRENLTAGRDVTLSAAIVASWARYAEGTDEQGNPIKVVDRLSERIQENAATNRTDILSFIRDRGIFGDLIDAAPFTKAYADTLTSLHEQGAEATLDSLLSQVTV, translated from the coding sequence ATGAATGCTCCACTCCAGCTCAACACTGCTAATCTGCGCAATATCGCCTCAGCTTCTGAAGTTAAAATCCCTCGATACAGTCGCGCTGATGTCACTCCAGGCATTGTCCACTTCGGCGTTGGTGGTTTCCACCGCGCACACCAAGCCATGTATCTAGATGCCTTGATGAACGAAGGAAAAGCTCTTGATTGGGGCATCATCGGCATGGGTGTTATGCCTTCCGATGTCCGGATGCGCGATGCGCTGGCCAGTCAGGATCACCTCTACACGCTGAGCACCAAAGCGCCAGATGGAACGCTTGATCAAAAAATCATTGGCTCCATCATCGACTATGTTTTCGCCCCAGATGATCCCACCCATGCAGTGGATATCCTGGCGCAAGATGCCATCAAAATTGTGTCCCTCACTGTCACTGAAGGCGGTTACAATATTGATCCCGCCACAGAAGATTTCGATCACGCCAATCCACGCATAGAAGCAGACCGCACCGCACTGCAGTCTGGCAATATCTCCTCCCTCCAGACATTCTTTGGATTAATCGCTGCTGCTTTAATGGCCCGAAAAGCAGCAGATGCTGCACCTTTTACCATCATGAGCTGCGATAATATCCAAGGCAATGGCGATCTAGCGAAGAGATTCTTCCTTGCTTTTGCGCATTCAGTGTCTGCAGAGCTCGGCAACTGGGTAGAAAACAATGTAGCGTTCCCCAACTCCATGGTTGACCGCATCACGCCAGAAACCACCGATGCAGACCGAAACGATATTAAAGAAATCGGCTATGTGGATGCCTGGCCTGTTGTCTCAGAAGACTTCACACAATGGGTGCTAGAAGATTCCTTCACGCAAGGACGACCAGCATTTGAAGAAGTTGGCGTGCAGGTGGTCTCTGATGTGGAGCCCTACGAGCTGATGAAACTTCGTCTTCTCAATGCTTCCCACCAGGGATTGTGCTATTTCGGGCATTTGGCTGGACACCACATGGTGCACGATGTCATGGCGGATTCCCGCTTCCAAGATTTCCTCCTTGCCTATATGGAACGCGAAGCTACTCCAACGCTCAAACCACTTCCGGGTGTTGATGTAGATGCTTACCGTCACCAGCTCATCGCACGTTTCGGCAATGCGGCAGTCAAAGATACTGTGCCTCGTTTATGTGCTGAATCTTCTGATCGCATCCCAAAGTGGTTGCTTCCAGTTGTGCGTGAAAACCTCACTGCAGGTCGAGATGTCACACTATCTGCTGCGATCGTGGCATCCTGGGCACGGTATGCCGAAGGCACTGACGAACAAGGAAATCCCATCAAGGTTGTCGATCGACTCAGCGAAAGAATTCAAGAAAACGCTGCCACCAACCGCACTGATATTTTGTCATTCATACGTGACCGTGGCATCTTCGGAGACCTTATTGATGCGGCACCTTTCACCAAGGCGTATGCGGATACTCTCACCTCACTACATGAGCAGGGTGCCGAAGCAACCCTCGATTCCCTGCTTTCACAGGTGACTGTCTAA
- a CDS encoding GlxA family transcriptional regulator produces MTTFDEKETSTTIAVHAFNTIQMFHLSVPLIVFSEVEHVGATQDWTTQVWSLDGQPVRTAEGVTLSDIYGPEILDDADILIFPAWPANLPAVDPELTRIIERAHARGAVIIGLCLGAFPVAASGIVDNRSIVTHWAAADQLAQDYPQVQVQPHALYIDHGDVLTSAGTASGLDACLHLVRERLGSRTATTVARQLVIAPHREGDQAQYIARPLRSEPVPGPVNAVIDSLLEHLDRPTTVEMMAQQAHMSQRNFTRVFTEITGTTPGKWLTQNRLNHARTLLESTQDSITDIARACGFASPVTFRQNFVAAFSTTPSSYRQRFHEQ; encoded by the coding sequence ATGACTACCTTCGATGAAAAAGAGACAAGTACGACGATCGCGGTTCATGCTTTTAACACAATCCAGATGTTTCACCTCTCCGTTCCCTTAATAGTGTTCTCCGAGGTGGAACATGTCGGGGCAACGCAAGACTGGACTACCCAGGTGTGGTCTCTAGATGGGCAGCCGGTACGCACCGCCGAAGGCGTGACCCTAAGTGATATTTATGGCCCAGAGATTCTTGATGATGCCGACATTCTCATCTTCCCCGCATGGCCAGCCAATCTTCCTGCTGTGGATCCAGAACTCACACGCATCATCGAACGCGCACACGCACGCGGGGCTGTGATTATCGGTTTGTGTCTGGGAGCATTTCCAGTGGCAGCCAGCGGTATTGTTGATAATCGGTCGATAGTTACCCACTGGGCAGCAGCTGATCAATTAGCCCAGGACTACCCGCAGGTGCAGGTCCAACCCCACGCTTTATACATCGACCATGGTGATGTACTGACGTCCGCAGGAACCGCCTCAGGGCTGGATGCGTGTTTGCATCTCGTGCGAGAGCGTCTGGGATCGCGCACAGCAACCACAGTGGCTCGCCAGCTTGTCATCGCACCCCACAGAGAAGGTGATCAAGCGCAATATATTGCACGGCCTTTGCGCAGCGAACCAGTCCCAGGACCGGTGAACGCAGTGATCGACTCACTGCTAGAACACCTCGATCGCCCCACGACAGTGGAGATGATGGCGCAGCAAGCCCATATGAGCCAACGTAACTTCACCAGGGTATTCACCGAAATCACCGGCACTACGCCAGGTAAATGGCTGACCCAGAACCGATTAAATCACGCGAGAACCTTGTTGGAAAGCACTCAGGATTCAATTACAGATATCGCTCGTGCGTGTGGGTTCGCCAGTCCCGTCACGTTCCGCCAAAATTTCGTGGCTGCTTTTTCTACAACACCAAGTTCCTACAGGCAGCGCTTCCATGAGCAGTAG
- a CDS encoding M20 family metallopeptidase → MSTDNNFLPQTPSTVYLDYMEQGIAHRKAEAEAHASTENASPDYPGQQVIWRLIQETGESLRDELRSLAFTLHEHPEEAFEEVFACAEITQLLQTHGFDVQQGVYGVATALETSFETPGFDPEQHPSIAILAEYDALPDIGHACGHNIIAAAGVGAFLAVANTIKMAAVKGVDHLDFEGRIVLLGTPAEEGHSGKEYMIRQGAFDGVDASIMMHPFGFDLAEHVWVGRRTMTATFHGVSAHASSQPFMGKNALDAASLAYQGCGVLRQQMPPSDRLHAIITEGGNRPSIIPDTATMSLYVRSLLPEALKELSARVDDVLDGAALMAGVGVEKQWDVHPASLPVRNNHTLAQRWAKTQNLRGRTALAEGVLPDTLAASTDFGNVSHLVPGIHPMVKISPENVALHTREFAAYARTEEAVDAAVDAAIGLAQVAADALADPKMLIDATLEFTASGGVLKAEDYLS, encoded by the coding sequence ATGAGTACTGATAATAATTTTCTTCCGCAAACTCCATCTACTGTCTATTTGGACTATATGGAACAAGGTATTGCGCATCGAAAAGCTGAGGCGGAAGCTCATGCCAGCACGGAAAATGCGAGTCCTGATTACCCGGGGCAGCAGGTGATTTGGAGACTGATCCAGGAAACAGGGGAATCCCTGCGAGATGAACTGCGCTCACTGGCTTTCACCTTGCATGAGCACCCGGAAGAGGCTTTCGAGGAAGTTTTCGCCTGCGCGGAAATTACACAACTTCTTCAAACCCATGGGTTTGACGTGCAACAGGGCGTTTATGGCGTAGCAACCGCCCTGGAAACCAGTTTTGAAACGCCTGGTTTTGATCCGGAGCAGCATCCAAGCATCGCTATTTTGGCAGAATATGATGCACTTCCAGACATTGGGCATGCATGTGGGCACAATATTATTGCTGCTGCTGGAGTGGGCGCATTTTTGGCAGTGGCCAACACCATCAAGATGGCTGCAGTGAAAGGCGTGGATCACCTTGATTTTGAAGGCCGAATTGTGCTGCTGGGAACTCCTGCCGAAGAGGGGCATTCCGGCAAGGAATACATGATTCGGCAGGGTGCTTTTGATGGCGTTGATGCGTCCATCATGATGCATCCTTTTGGTTTTGATTTGGCGGAACATGTTTGGGTAGGCAGGCGCACCATGACGGCAACCTTCCATGGCGTTTCGGCGCATGCCTCTTCACAGCCGTTCATGGGTAAAAATGCATTAGATGCTGCGAGTTTGGCCTATCAGGGGTGTGGCGTTTTGCGTCAGCAGATGCCGCCGAGTGATCGTCTCCACGCGATTATTACGGAGGGCGGCAACCGGCCAAGCATCATTCCTGATACTGCCACCATGTCGTTATATGTGCGGTCTTTGCTGCCCGAGGCGCTAAAAGAGCTGTCTGCGCGCGTCGATGATGTACTCGATGGGGCGGCCCTGATGGCGGGGGTGGGCGTCGAAAAGCAGTGGGATGTGCACCCGGCGAGCTTGCCGGTGCGCAACAACCACACGCTGGCGCAGCGCTGGGCAAAAACGCAGAATCTACGTGGTAGAACGGCGTTGGCGGAAGGCGTTTTGCCGGACACACTGGCCGCGTCAACCGATTTCGGCAATGTCTCGCACCTGGTGCCCGGCATCCACCCGATGGTGAAAATCTCGCCGGAAAACGTCGCGCTCCACACCAGAGAATTTGCCGCCTACGCACGGACCGAAGAAGCCGTCGATGCAGCTGTCGACGCCGCCATCGGGCTCGCCCAGGTCGCCGCCGACGCGCTTGCAGATCCGAAAATGCTTATCGACGCCACCCTCGAGTTCACTGCCTCCGGGGGCGTTCTCAAAGCAGAAGACTACCTGTCCTAA
- a CDS encoding LLM class flavin-dependent oxidoreductase yields the protein MSSRIPLSIVDFSAFFDGERPADAFRRSVAMAQKAEQLGFSRVWYSEHHNSTSIASAVPALVIAHVAAQTSKIRLGAGGVMLPNHSPYIVAEQFGTLEEMYPGRIDLGLGRAPGTDRTTLARALRRPMNAAENFPSDIIELMHYLKGESLVPDVQAIPGRGTQVPLYVLGSSLYGAQLSAKLGLPYSFASHLFPPMLEQAVKVYRDNFEPSEVMSEPYVIAALNVTAADTEEEAHRIHEQMVRQHVTAMHFNGRVTSDGEVEQLLSSAAGAQYASMLDYYGVGTGEQVADYLQSFAEKAHADELMLLVKGPTTQSSNHSMELIAQAWGLDPEHTAGDPTTWRR from the coding sequence GTGTCATCGCGTATTCCTTTGTCTATTGTTGATTTCTCTGCATTTTTTGATGGTGAGCGCCCTGCTGATGCGTTTCGTCGTTCTGTTGCTATGGCACAAAAAGCTGAGCAGCTGGGCTTTTCTCGGGTGTGGTACTCCGAGCATCACAACTCGACATCTATTGCTTCTGCAGTTCCAGCGCTCGTTATTGCTCACGTTGCGGCTCAAACATCGAAGATTCGGCTTGGTGCAGGTGGCGTGATGTTGCCGAACCATTCTCCGTATATTGTTGCTGAACAGTTCGGCACATTAGAAGAGATGTATCCCGGCCGTATTGATCTGGGGCTTGGTCGTGCTCCGGGTACTGATCGCACGACTTTGGCTCGGGCCTTGCGGCGACCAATGAATGCAGCGGAGAATTTTCCCTCAGACATTATTGAACTTATGCACTACCTCAAGGGGGAGTCTTTAGTGCCAGATGTTCAGGCTATTCCTGGTCGAGGCACTCAAGTCCCGCTTTATGTGCTTGGTTCTTCACTTTATGGTGCACAGCTTTCCGCGAAGTTGGGGTTGCCGTATTCATTTGCCTCACATTTATTTCCTCCGATGCTGGAACAAGCAGTAAAGGTGTACCGGGATAACTTTGAGCCTTCTGAAGTGATGTCTGAGCCTTATGTCATTGCAGCTCTTAATGTGACTGCTGCGGATACAGAGGAGGAGGCACATCGGATTCATGAGCAGATGGTGCGCCAACATGTCACTGCTATGCACTTCAATGGACGTGTGACAAGTGATGGCGAGGTGGAACAGCTATTGTCATCTGCTGCCGGTGCGCAGTATGCATCGATGCTTGATTATTACGGTGTGGGTACTGGTGAGCAGGTCGCTGATTATTTGCAGAGTTTTGCTGAAAAAGCCCATGCAGATGAGCTGATGCTTTTGGTGAAGGGACCCACCACGCAGAGCAGTAACCATTCTATGGAACTTATTGCACAGGCGTGGGGATTGGATCCAGAGCATACTGCAGGCGATCCAACCACCTGGCGACGATAA
- a CDS encoding VOC family protein: MRIEITSVFVDDQAKALDFYTTKLGFTLKNDVEAGEYRWLTVVDPDNPDGVQLLLEPNQHPAATSYQAGIKKDGIPATQFYVDDVQEEYDRLTAAGVKFTLEPTDVGPSVIAILDDTVGNLIQLVHIKGTA; this comes from the coding sequence ATGAGAATTGAAATCACTAGCGTATTTGTTGATGACCAAGCCAAAGCATTGGATTTTTACACCACGAAGCTCGGCTTCACATTGAAAAACGATGTGGAGGCCGGGGAGTACCGTTGGCTGACTGTGGTGGATCCTGACAATCCAGATGGAGTGCAGCTTTTGTTGGAACCAAACCAACATCCAGCTGCAACGAGCTACCAAGCGGGAATCAAAAAGGATGGGATTCCAGCAACGCAGTTTTATGTTGATGATGTGCAGGAAGAATACGATCGACTCACAGCTGCAGGTGTGAAGTTTACGTTGGAGCCAACCGATGTTGGCCCTTCAGTGATTGCAATTTTGGATGACACCGTGGGCAACCTGATTCAGCTTGTGCATATCAAAGGAACTGCTTAA
- a CDS encoding DUF202 domain-containing protein has translation MRIHEDPGLQPERTVLAWNRTTVSLAVCSAILLRWTNYYGIFALLPVVILSGMAIFILFTQRVRYEHQAAGLASNKISPNVVGVVSLTLTLLAFGAAGIVFVFID, from the coding sequence ATGCGTATTCATGAAGATCCAGGTTTACAGCCCGAGCGCACAGTGCTGGCCTGGAATCGGACGACGGTGTCTTTGGCGGTGTGCTCGGCAATTTTGCTGAGGTGGACAAATTACTATGGGATTTTTGCCCTGCTACCAGTGGTGATCTTGAGCGGCATGGCTATTTTCATCCTGTTTACTCAACGTGTTCGTTATGAGCACCAAGCCGCTGGACTTGCTTCTAATAAAATCTCACCTAATGTTGTTGGGGTTGTTTCTTTAACATTGACTCTTTTGGCATTTGGGGCTGCCGGAATCGTCTTTGTTTTCATCGATTAA
- a CDS encoding RbtT/DalT/CsbX family MFS transporter: MSVQNNGLLERLGIPRPLIFGFIGLTIFMIGDGVETNILEPFLSSEHGFSVSLAGTLVTVYGVAVAIAAFFAAALSDLWGPRKVMILGAAIWIIFELIFLTVALTTEHTWLIFLTYGLRGFGYPFFAYGFLVWITATASPKQLGTGVGWFYVAFSAGLPTLGALVATISMQYVNLSFYETLWVSLALVIIGSFIALLGVKERRGRHPLVANSTDVKQTLGQGFKLLRNDRRARFVTYIRTINSIPTYAMAVFFPSFFTDDLKWQLSWFLILTTVIYAVNLPFNPFFGSFGDRHGWARTVFWGGSIGGAITLGLVYFIPLLGVQAGISDSILFGITIGVGALFGVTLAGFVPLSAIAISLDPKHPGAAMATYNLGVGGAVAVGPLLVAVFHPLIGPTGLILVMIALYLLSGWMTLQLRGTQPGFDGVPALAEDAQIEDLAQVNTDSTEVAADSTADISTDISADFSARS; encoded by the coding sequence ATGTCAGTACAAAACAACGGGCTGCTGGAACGCCTCGGCATTCCCAGACCATTGATTTTCGGATTCATCGGCCTCACCATTTTCATGATCGGCGATGGCGTAGAAACCAATATCCTCGAACCTTTTCTCAGTTCTGAGCACGGTTTCAGCGTCTCGCTCGCAGGTACTCTGGTTACTGTTTATGGCGTAGCCGTTGCCATCGCAGCATTCTTCGCAGCAGCACTGTCCGACCTGTGGGGTCCACGAAAAGTAATGATCCTCGGCGCCGCCATCTGGATTATTTTTGAACTTATTTTCCTCACCGTAGCGCTCACCACAGAACACACGTGGTTAATTTTCCTCACCTATGGCCTACGTGGATTTGGTTATCCATTCTTTGCATACGGCTTCCTCGTCTGGATCACCGCCACAGCCTCCCCGAAACAATTGGGCACTGGCGTGGGCTGGTTCTACGTAGCATTTTCCGCAGGTCTGCCCACCTTGGGCGCCTTGGTTGCGACCATTTCCATGCAGTATGTGAACTTAAGCTTCTATGAAACCCTCTGGGTATCACTTGCCCTGGTCATCATCGGATCCTTCATCGCACTGCTCGGTGTCAAAGAACGTCGCGGACGCCACCCACTGGTGGCTAATTCCACTGACGTCAAACAAACACTGGGCCAAGGTTTCAAACTACTGCGCAATGATCGCCGTGCACGATTTGTCACCTATATCCGCACCATCAACTCCATCCCCACCTACGCGATGGCCGTATTCTTCCCATCATTTTTCACCGATGATCTGAAATGGCAACTGAGCTGGTTCCTCATCCTCACCACCGTGATCTACGCCGTGAACCTCCCCTTCAACCCTTTCTTCGGCAGCTTCGGCGACCGCCACGGCTGGGCACGCACCGTGTTCTGGGGCGGATCCATCGGCGGCGCTATTACCCTTGGCCTGGTCTACTTCATTCCACTACTCGGCGTACAAGCTGGTATTTCTGACAGCATCCTCTTCGGCATCACCATCGGAGTAGGCGCACTCTTTGGTGTCACACTTGCAGGATTCGTCCCACTATCTGCAATCGCGATCTCCCTTGATCCAAAACACCCAGGTGCAGCAATGGCCACTTACAACTTAGGCGTTGGTGGCGCCGTTGCCGTCGGACCACTGCTCGTAGCAGTGTTCCACCCACTAATCGGCCCAACCGGACTCATCCTGGTCATGATAGCCCTGTACTTGCTCTCTGGATGGATGACGCTCCAACTACGCGGCACCCAACCCGGATTCGACGGTGTGCCCGCACTTGCAGAAGACGCACAAATCGAAGATCTCGCACAGGTAAATACAGATTCTACTGAGGTAGCGGCTGATTCCACTGCGGATATTTCTACAGATATTTCTGCGGATTTTTCCGCCCGCTCCTAA
- the xylB gene encoding xylulokinase, translated as MALVLGIDSSTQSCKAVLVDAASGQVIDEGRASHPSGTEVDPQAWIDALEKATAGLLERADAVSIAGQQHGMVALDSNDEIVRPALLWNDTRSAQAARDLNAEIGGEHAAVEATGSAYVASLTATKMRWMRDHEPDNAARTASVMLPHDFLTWHLLGRGRKVTDHGDASGTGYYSTRDRAWRPDLATLALGHEIVLPEILAPHALAGTTAHGVKVAAGTGDNAAAALGLDLQEGDVSVSIGTSGVAGMTVAHSVHDPSGLVSGFADATGAYFPLACTLNGAPVLEFGRRILGVEWDEFDALALAAQPGSGGVILQPYLDGERTPNRPEARGVLAGLTSATSREDFARATVEGLLWSLGDAVDALVQATGVPVKRIQLIGGGGRSKAVREIAPEIFGHEIMVPEPAEYVALGAARQAAWALSGEATPPQWLVPGAQAQSAPKNTELGARYATLREATEGWFATNS; from the coding sequence ATGGCTCTGGTTCTTGGAATCGATAGTTCCACCCAATCTTGCAAGGCTGTGCTTGTCGACGCCGCCAGCGGCCAAGTCATCGACGAGGGCCGCGCGAGCCACCCAAGTGGCACAGAGGTAGATCCGCAGGCGTGGATTGATGCCTTGGAAAAAGCCACTGCAGGTTTGTTGGAACGCGCTGACGCTGTCTCGATTGCTGGTCAGCAACATGGCATGGTGGCTTTGGATAGCAATGATGAAATTGTGCGCCCAGCGTTGTTGTGGAATGACACTCGTTCTGCCCAAGCTGCGCGGGATCTCAACGCAGAAATCGGTGGGGAACACGCTGCAGTTGAGGCTACTGGCAGTGCGTATGTGGCATCTTTGACGGCTACTAAAATGCGCTGGATGCGTGATCATGAGCCAGATAATGCAGCGCGCACGGCATCGGTGATGTTGCCACATGATTTCCTCACCTGGCATTTATTGGGTCGTGGGCGCAAGGTTACAGATCATGGTGATGCTTCCGGAACTGGGTATTACAGCACTCGTGATCGTGCGTGGCGTCCTGATTTGGCCACTTTGGCGTTAGGCCATGAGATCGTACTCCCGGAGATCTTGGCTCCTCATGCTCTTGCAGGAACCACCGCGCATGGTGTGAAAGTTGCTGCGGGAACTGGCGATAATGCGGCTGCTGCTTTGGGCTTGGACCTGCAAGAAGGCGATGTTAGCGTATCAATCGGTACCTCTGGGGTGGCTGGTATGACTGTTGCGCATAGTGTCCATGATCCTTCTGGTCTGGTGAGTGGATTTGCCGATGCTACCGGTGCGTATTTCCCTTTGGCCTGCACGCTTAATGGTGCACCGGTATTGGAATTTGGTCGACGTATTCTCGGCGTGGAGTGGGATGAATTTGATGCTCTGGCGTTGGCTGCGCAACCAGGTTCAGGTGGCGTGATTCTGCAGCCGTATCTAGATGGCGAACGCACCCCGAATCGCCCGGAAGCTCGGGGTGTGTTGGCTGGGTTGACTAGTGCGACGAGCAGGGAAGACTTTGCCCGGGCCACTGTTGAAGGGCTGTTGTGGTCGCTGGGAGATGCAGTTGATGCTTTGGTGCAGGCGACGGGTGTTCCGGTGAAAAGGATCCAGCTCATTGGCGGCGGTGGACGTTCGAAAGCGGTTCGTGAAATCGCACCTGAAATCTTCGGACACGAGATTATGGTTCCGGAACCTGCAGAATATGTTGCTTTGGGTGCTGCTCGGCAGGCGGCGTGGGCATTGTCTGGTGAGGCAACTCCACCACAGTGGTTGGTTCCAGGCGCGCAAGCACAAAGCGCACCCAAAAATACTGAATTGGGTGCGCGTTATGCAACGTTGCGTGAAGCCACCGAGGGGTGGTTTGCTACAAATTCCTAG
- a CDS encoding YidH family protein, translating to MNKRGWFARRVFPDGEEPDPRFTLANERTFLAWTRTSLAFLAGGIAFEAFQISGLSDTVRTTIAVFIIAVGMIIAAGAAVRWMNVERAMREQKPLPVPAIIPFLSIAALVASAAVMVLIVIQ from the coding sequence GTGAACAAACGAGGTTGGTTTGCGCGCCGGGTATTCCCCGATGGTGAGGAACCAGATCCACGTTTCACCTTGGCCAATGAGCGAACATTCCTCGCTTGGACCCGCACGTCACTGGCTTTTTTGGCTGGCGGCATCGCTTTTGAGGCATTTCAGATCAGTGGCTTATCCGATACCGTCCGCACCACAATTGCGGTATTTATCATCGCGGTTGGAATGATTATTGCCGCCGGAGCTGCTGTGCGCTGGATGAATGTGGAACGCGCCATGCGTGAGCAAAAGCCACTGCCAGTGCCTGCGATTATTCCGTTTCTTTCCATCGCAGCATTGGTGGCTTCAGCAGCTGTCATGGTGCTGATTGTCATCCAATAA
- a CDS encoding DeoR/GlpR family DNA-binding transcription regulator, giving the protein MAHVIPATSQEKRHERIVSYITRHGSARVEALAELFEVSAMTIHRDLEALAADNLVERIRGGARSVSPSMSELAVGQRRHLHRTTKEALCAAAARLIPEGAVVAIDDSTTLESLVEKLPQCSPSALITHSLKTMADHRTRTGMSDIRLIACAGLYFPETDSFLGKSTSAQLAELSADISFVSTTAVRATGHIPSLFHPDMEAADTKRALIGIGSVRVLVVDSSKFGSAGVFKVASVDEFDHIIVDQQCSREQRDLLRNSRAQIHVIDHNGEEIMDTPTGEDS; this is encoded by the coding sequence ATGGCCCACGTAATCCCCGCCACCTCACAAGAAAAGCGTCATGAACGCATTGTTTCTTATATAACTCGCCACGGATCTGCCCGTGTTGAGGCTTTGGCAGAACTATTCGAAGTCAGCGCAATGACGATCCACCGTGATCTAGAGGCATTAGCTGCGGACAATTTGGTGGAGCGTATCCGCGGAGGGGCACGCTCGGTGTCGCCGTCGATGAGCGAACTCGCGGTGGGGCAGCGCCGGCATTTGCACCGCACCACCAAGGAAGCATTGTGTGCTGCGGCTGCACGGCTGATTCCGGAAGGTGCTGTGGTGGCGATCGATGATTCCACCACCTTGGAATCTTTGGTGGAAAAGCTTCCGCAGTGTTCCCCATCTGCGTTGATTACGCATTCTTTGAAGACGATGGCAGATCATCGCACCCGCACCGGGATGAGCGATATTCGTTTGATTGCGTGTGCTGGATTGTATTTCCCAGAGACGGATTCTTTTTTGGGTAAGTCCACGTCAGCGCAGTTAGCTGAGTTGTCTGCGGATATTTCTTTTGTGTCTACAACGGCGGTGCGTGCAACGGGGCATATTCCTTCGTTGTTCCATCCGGATATGGAAGCCGCGGATACTAAGCGTGCTTTGATCGGGATCGGTAGTGTGCGTGTGCTGGTGGTGGATTCCAGTAAGTTTGGGTCTGCGGGTGTGTTTAAGGTTGCGTCTGTGGACGAGTTCGATCACATCATCGTTGATCAGCAGTGCAGCCGTGAGCAGCGGGATTTGTTGCGTAATTCCCGCGCGCAAATTCATGTGATTGACCACAATGGTGAAGAAATTATGGATACCCCTACGGGAGAGGATTCTTAA